The following are from one region of the Populus trichocarpa isolate Nisqually-1 chromosome 8, P.trichocarpa_v4.1, whole genome shotgun sequence genome:
- the LOC7481646 gene encoding uncharacterized protein LOC7481646 isoform X1, whose amino-acid sequence MTCYGGVAAAAALPSLPPTTLTTLPSSSSNTSVRVRDVGSGGAEHPNTVLKPTVDGFKWRLLISYDGTHYKGWQFQQTPPTIQCILEKALTRATKLERKDLHLVGASRTDGGVHAWGQVAHFVTPFNYDSLDSIHAALNGLLPPDIRVREISAVVPEFHARFSAKGKTYHYKIFNDTVMDPFQRLYAYHVTHKLNAAVMREAANHFIGTRDFSAFVNSSRNDGVPNPVKTIFRFDIIKMGALLQLEVEGSGFMYRQVRNMVALLLQIGKEAISPDIVPKILATRDRKELAKYTLAAPPHGLCLVAVKYNEEHLQLPLVCPTTSLGRHHSISKCGAAGIRPSSGQGQTTGGIGRWFPPFSRMMFMI is encoded by the exons ATGACATGTTATGGTGGGGTTGCAGCAGCGGCAGCCCTTCCTTCTCTTCCACCTACAACTCTGACTACGCTTCCTTCTTCATCCAGTAACACCTCTGTAAGAGTAAGA GATGTGGGCAGTGGTGGCGCAGAACATCCTAATACGGTATTGAAGCCAACCGTTGATGGGTTTAAGTGGCGCTTACTTATATCTTATGATGGCACTCACTATAAAG gctGGCAATTTCAGCAAACCCCTCCAACTATACAGTGCATTCTAGAAAAAGCTTTAACTCGAGCTACAAAGCTTGAAAGGAAGGATCTTCATTTAGTTGGTGCCAGTAGGACAGATGGAGGAGTGCATGCCTGGGGTCAG GTGGCACACTTTGTTACACCTTTCAATTATGACAGCTTGGATAGCATTCATGCAGCTCTCAATGGTCTTCTTCCTCCTGACATTCGTGTTAGAGAAATTAGTGCTGTAGTTCCTGAGTTCCATGCTCGATTTTCTGCCAAGGGAAAGACTTATCACTACAAGATATTTAATGATACTGTCATGGATCCATTTCAGCGTCTGTATGCATACCATGTTACTCATAAACTCAATGCTGCTGTAATGagagaagcagcaaatcattTTATTGGAACCCGCGATttctctgcttttgtcaattCATCACGCAATGATGGAGTGCCAAATCCAGTGAAGACTATTTTTCGATTTGATATCATCAAAATG gGAGCTCTCCTACAGCTAGAAGTTGAAGGCTCCGGTTTCATGTATAGACAAGTGCGGAACATg GTTGCTTTGCTGCTCCAAATTGGCAAGGAAGCAATTTCTCCTGATATTGTCCCAAAGATTTTAGCTACTCGTGATCGCAAGGAGCTCGCTAAATATACCTTGGCTGCCCCACCTCACGGACTCTGTCTTGTAGCTGTTAAGTATAATGAAGAGCACCTACAACTTCCGTTAGTTTGCCCTACAACCAGTCTTGGTAGGCATCACAGCATAAGCAAGT
- the LOC7481646 gene encoding uncharacterized protein LOC7481646 isoform X2, whose amino-acid sequence MTCYGGVAAAAALPSLPPTTLTTLPSSSSNTSVRDVGSGGAEHPNTVLKPTVDGFKWRLLISYDGTHYKGWQFQQTPPTIQCILEKALTRATKLERKDLHLVGASRTDGGVHAWGQVAHFVTPFNYDSLDSIHAALNGLLPPDIRVREISAVVPEFHARFSAKGKTYHYKIFNDTVMDPFQRLYAYHVTHKLNAAVMREAANHFIGTRDFSAFVNSSRNDGVPNPVKTIFRFDIIKMGALLQLEVEGSGFMYRQVRNMVALLLQIGKEAISPDIVPKILATRDRKELAKYTLAAPPHGLCLVAVKYNEEHLQLPLVCPTTSLGRHHSISKCGAAGIRPSSGQGQTTGGIGRWFPPFSRMMFMI is encoded by the exons ATGACATGTTATGGTGGGGTTGCAGCAGCGGCAGCCCTTCCTTCTCTTCCACCTACAACTCTGACTACGCTTCCTTCTTCATCCAGTAACACCTCTGTAAGA GATGTGGGCAGTGGTGGCGCAGAACATCCTAATACGGTATTGAAGCCAACCGTTGATGGGTTTAAGTGGCGCTTACTTATATCTTATGATGGCACTCACTATAAAG gctGGCAATTTCAGCAAACCCCTCCAACTATACAGTGCATTCTAGAAAAAGCTTTAACTCGAGCTACAAAGCTTGAAAGGAAGGATCTTCATTTAGTTGGTGCCAGTAGGACAGATGGAGGAGTGCATGCCTGGGGTCAG GTGGCACACTTTGTTACACCTTTCAATTATGACAGCTTGGATAGCATTCATGCAGCTCTCAATGGTCTTCTTCCTCCTGACATTCGTGTTAGAGAAATTAGTGCTGTAGTTCCTGAGTTCCATGCTCGATTTTCTGCCAAGGGAAAGACTTATCACTACAAGATATTTAATGATACTGTCATGGATCCATTTCAGCGTCTGTATGCATACCATGTTACTCATAAACTCAATGCTGCTGTAATGagagaagcagcaaatcattTTATTGGAACCCGCGATttctctgcttttgtcaattCATCACGCAATGATGGAGTGCCAAATCCAGTGAAGACTATTTTTCGATTTGATATCATCAAAATG gGAGCTCTCCTACAGCTAGAAGTTGAAGGCTCCGGTTTCATGTATAGACAAGTGCGGAACATg GTTGCTTTGCTGCTCCAAATTGGCAAGGAAGCAATTTCTCCTGATATTGTCCCAAAGATTTTAGCTACTCGTGATCGCAAGGAGCTCGCTAAATATACCTTGGCTGCCCCACCTCACGGACTCTGTCTTGTAGCTGTTAAGTATAATGAAGAGCACCTACAACTTCCGTTAGTTTGCCCTACAACCAGTCTTGGTAGGCATCACAGCATAAGCAAGT
- the LOC7481646 gene encoding uncharacterized protein LOC7481646 isoform X3, translating into MTCYGGVAAAAALPSLPPTTLTTLPSSSSNTSVRVRDVGSGGAEHPNTVLKPTVDGFKWRLLISYDGTHYKGWQFQQTPPTIQCILEKALTRATKLERKDLHLVGASRTDGGVHAWGQVAHFVTPFNYDSLDSIHAALNGLLPPDIRVREISAVVPEFHARFSAKGKTYHYKIFNDTVMDPFQRLYAYHVTHKLNAAVMREAANHFIGTRDFSAFVNSSRNDGVPNPVKTIFRFDIIKMGALLQLEVEGSGFMYRQVRNMVALLLQIGKEAISPDIVPKILATRDRKELAKYTLAAPPHGLCLVAVKYNEEHLQLPLVCPTTSLGRHHSISKCKVPFY; encoded by the exons ATGACATGTTATGGTGGGGTTGCAGCAGCGGCAGCCCTTCCTTCTCTTCCACCTACAACTCTGACTACGCTTCCTTCTTCATCCAGTAACACCTCTGTAAGAGTAAGA GATGTGGGCAGTGGTGGCGCAGAACATCCTAATACGGTATTGAAGCCAACCGTTGATGGGTTTAAGTGGCGCTTACTTATATCTTATGATGGCACTCACTATAAAG gctGGCAATTTCAGCAAACCCCTCCAACTATACAGTGCATTCTAGAAAAAGCTTTAACTCGAGCTACAAAGCTTGAAAGGAAGGATCTTCATTTAGTTGGTGCCAGTAGGACAGATGGAGGAGTGCATGCCTGGGGTCAG GTGGCACACTTTGTTACACCTTTCAATTATGACAGCTTGGATAGCATTCATGCAGCTCTCAATGGTCTTCTTCCTCCTGACATTCGTGTTAGAGAAATTAGTGCTGTAGTTCCTGAGTTCCATGCTCGATTTTCTGCCAAGGGAAAGACTTATCACTACAAGATATTTAATGATACTGTCATGGATCCATTTCAGCGTCTGTATGCATACCATGTTACTCATAAACTCAATGCTGCTGTAATGagagaagcagcaaatcattTTATTGGAACCCGCGATttctctgcttttgtcaattCATCACGCAATGATGGAGTGCCAAATCCAGTGAAGACTATTTTTCGATTTGATATCATCAAAATG gGAGCTCTCCTACAGCTAGAAGTTGAAGGCTCCGGTTTCATGTATAGACAAGTGCGGAACATg GTTGCTTTGCTGCTCCAAATTGGCAAGGAAGCAATTTCTCCTGATATTGTCCCAAAGATTTTAGCTACTCGTGATCGCAAGGAGCTCGCTAAATATACCTTGGCTGCCCCACCTCACGGACTCTGTCTTGTAGCTGTTAAGTATAATGAAGAGCACCTACAACTTCCGTTAGTTTGCCCTACAACCAGTCTTGGTAGGCATCACAGCATAAGCAAGTGTAAGGTTCCATTTTATTAA
- the LOC7481646 gene encoding uncharacterized protein LOC7481646 isoform X4 encodes MTCYGGVAAAAALPSLPPTTLTTLPSSSSNTSVRVRDVGSGGAEHPNTVLKPTVDGFKWRLLISYDGTHYKGWQFQQTPPTIQCILEKALTRATKLERKDLHLVGASRTDGGVHAWGQVAHFVTPFNYDSLDSIHAALNGLLPPDIRVREISAVVPEFHARFSAKGKTYHYKIFNDTVMDPFQRLYAYHVTHKLNAAVMREAANHFIGTRDFSAFVNSSRNDGVPNPVKTIFRFDIIKMGALLQLEVEGSGFMYRQVRNMVALLLQIGKEAISPDIVPKILATRDRKELAKYTLAAPPHGLCLVAVKYNEEHLQLPLVCPTTSLGRHHSISK; translated from the exons ATGACATGTTATGGTGGGGTTGCAGCAGCGGCAGCCCTTCCTTCTCTTCCACCTACAACTCTGACTACGCTTCCTTCTTCATCCAGTAACACCTCTGTAAGAGTAAGA GATGTGGGCAGTGGTGGCGCAGAACATCCTAATACGGTATTGAAGCCAACCGTTGATGGGTTTAAGTGGCGCTTACTTATATCTTATGATGGCACTCACTATAAAG gctGGCAATTTCAGCAAACCCCTCCAACTATACAGTGCATTCTAGAAAAAGCTTTAACTCGAGCTACAAAGCTTGAAAGGAAGGATCTTCATTTAGTTGGTGCCAGTAGGACAGATGGAGGAGTGCATGCCTGGGGTCAG GTGGCACACTTTGTTACACCTTTCAATTATGACAGCTTGGATAGCATTCATGCAGCTCTCAATGGTCTTCTTCCTCCTGACATTCGTGTTAGAGAAATTAGTGCTGTAGTTCCTGAGTTCCATGCTCGATTTTCTGCCAAGGGAAAGACTTATCACTACAAGATATTTAATGATACTGTCATGGATCCATTTCAGCGTCTGTATGCATACCATGTTACTCATAAACTCAATGCTGCTGTAATGagagaagcagcaaatcattTTATTGGAACCCGCGATttctctgcttttgtcaattCATCACGCAATGATGGAGTGCCAAATCCAGTGAAGACTATTTTTCGATTTGATATCATCAAAATG gGAGCTCTCCTACAGCTAGAAGTTGAAGGCTCCGGTTTCATGTATAGACAAGTGCGGAACATg GTTGCTTTGCTGCTCCAAATTGGCAAGGAAGCAATTTCTCCTGATATTGTCCCAAAGATTTTAGCTACTCGTGATCGCAAGGAGCTCGCTAAATATACCTTGGCTGCCCCACCTCACGGACTCTGTCTTGTAGCTGTTAAGTATAATGAAGAGCACCTACAACTTCCGTTAGTTTGCCCTACAACCAGTCTTGGTAGGCATCACAGCATAAGCAAGT GA